GGCGCTGGAGCTGGATGCGCGCAACCCGCGCGTGATCAGCAACGCCGCGGTCTGGCTGATGGCCGACGGCAAGCGCGCGCAGGCCAACGCGATGATGCAGAAGGCCGCCATGCCGGAAGCGACGCGCAGCGCGGTGCGCAAGGAAGCGGACCGCGTGGTCCGCGCCGCGGCTGCACGCGAACGCGCGCCGGCCGTACGCGCCGTACCCAGATCTTCCACCTCCGGCACCCCCGCCACCGTGGCCGTCGCGGCACGGTCGCCGGCCGCGGCCGCCCCCGAGAGCGCCAGCCCATGACCGACATGATCCGCATTGCCTTCCCCACGCCGGCCATGCCGGCACTGTGCGCGGCGCTGTGCGTGCTGCTGGCGCCGGCCGCGCAGGCACAGCCCGCCGCGCCGTCAGCTGAAGCTTCTGCCGGCACCATCGGCACGCCGGCGGAGCGGCCCGCCATGCGCGAGATCGGCGCCGATACGCGCGCCATCCTGGCCGTGCAGCGCGAAGGCATGCAGGCCGGCCCGCTGCTGCCGATGCACGGCGAGCAGGCCGCGCTCGGCTACGAGCGCTACATGAACAGCTTCCGCTTCGCGCTGCCGGAGTTCTACACCGGGCAGGCCAACGCCAGCACCGCGCGTGCCGGATCGGCCGGACAAATGCTGAACGGAAAATGACCTGGCGCGCGCCGAGGAAGCGGCGCAAGCACCGGACGCGGCTCGCGCGGCCTGCCGCCGGCGGCGCCATCAGCGTGATGGCGGCGCTGCTGATCGCCACCGTGGCGATCGCCGCGCTGGTGTCGATCGACCTCGGTCATGTGTTCATGCGCCAGCGCCAGCTGCAGAACATGGTGGACCTGGCGGCGATGTCGGCGGCGCAGCAGCTCAAGCAGGCCGCCAGCGCCGACCGGCTGAACACGGCGGTGCGCGCCACCGTCAGCAATATCGGCGCGCAGAATGGCTATCCGTCCGGCATTGCCCTGGGCTGCGCGGACGCCGCCGCGGGCAATGCCGACGGCATGACGGCGTGCGTGGGCGTGTGGGACCCGGCC
This genomic interval from Cupriavidus oxalaticus contains the following:
- a CDS encoding DUF3613 domain-containing protein, which codes for MTDMIRIAFPTPAMPALCAALCVLLAPAAQAQPAAPSAEASAGTIGTPAERPAMREIGADTRAILAVQREGMQAGPLLPMHGEQAALGYERYMNSFRFALPEFYTGQANASTARAGSAGQMLNGK